GCTATTAACCTATCAGAATCATGTAACCATTCATTTGCTTCAAATCCTATAAATCTTACATTTGGCCATTGCACTCCACAATGTGCCATTAATCTATTGTCCCCAACACTTCTAGGTACTTCGATTGGTGCACAATCCATAAGTCCACTTTCCACTATTAAATTACATTTTGGGGCAAATACTCTTTTAGCTAAAGATGCTCCTATTAAAGGAAGTCCAGTTCCTACTATAACGATTTGTCCATCTTTTATTTGTTTACCTATTGTAACTGCTTGCATTTCTTTATTTGTATAATTAGTATAATCTGCCATTTCCTACTTTACCCCCTTTGTAGCATATCCTAAACCTGGAACTATATTTAAATCTACTAAACGAGAAGCTCCTAATTTATTGATATAAGCTTCATGATTTGGTACATCATAAACCCATTCTTGAATAAATGCATCAAAATCTTCTTGAGTTTTACTTACTTTATCATAAAGTTTTAAGAAATCATTGTCATAATCATAATATCCATAACATTGAGTTGGATGAGCTCCATATGGTAAATGAACTACTGCATCTACGCAGAAACATGGAATAGAATTTTTAGTAGGATCTTTACGAATTTCTTCGTTACTTACTAACTCTTCACAAGTTACTATACAACGTTTTGCTGCTATTGCGATATCTACATCATGGAATTCGTCACCTAAAATAGAACAAGTTCCATCTGGAGATGCTTTTTGTACATGGATTAAAGCTAAATCTATTTCAGGTACTGGAACAGCTACCACTTTTTCTCCTGGGTTGAATGGATTTTCAACATATACAAATTTATCATCTGGTATTTTTGGTATAGTTTTTCTTATTTCTTTTGAAATTCCCCATTTATTTACTAAATCAGTTCCCATCATTAAACGAACTGGTAAATAAGGTAATCCTAATGAAGCTGCATGTAACATTAACATAATAACATCTTGAGAATAATCTTCCATATGAAGTTTCCCTGCTTCAAACCATTTTCTGAAACGTCTAGAAACATTTGTTACTCCTGAATTTGCTGTATAACAGTTAATGTATGCTTTAACACGGTCACACCCTATAAGCATGTCCCAATCTCCACCTGCAGGTCCACCTTCTCCTACAAAATCTTTAAATCCTTGTCTTAAAATTTCATAAACTAATGAATATGGTTTTCTGTTTGTAGTGAAACCACCAATTACTATGTGATCTTCATTTTTGACATATTTTGCTACTGCTTCTTTTAAAGTTAACACTTTATTTTCCACGTCAAAAACCTCCTTAAAATATTTGTTTTTTTATTTTTACTTATAAATTTTATTTTATTACTTTAATATATAGTAACATATTGCATTACACAGTACATTACTATATATTTTTAATTACTTTTATCCAAAAATCATCATAAAGAATCCTGCTGCAACAGCTGATCCTATAACCCCTGCAACATTTGGTCCCATTGCATGCATTAATAAGAAGTTAGTTGGATTAGCTTTAGCTCCTTCAACTTGTGCAACTCTTGCTGCCATTGGTACTGCCGAAACTCCAGCTGCTCCAATTAATGGATTTATTTTTCCTTTTGTTAGAAAACATAATAATTTCCCTAACAATAAACCACCCATAGTAGAGAAACAGAAAGCTAAAAGTCCCATCCCTATGATTGCTAATGTTTGAGTTCTTAAGAATATTGCTCCGTCTGATGTTGCCCCAACTGCTAACCCTAACATAATAGTTACTATATTACATAGCGCATTTTGACAAGTATCTGATAAACGTCCTACTACTCCAGACTCTCTCATTAAATTTCCATACATTAACATACCAATTAATGGAGCTACTGAAGGAAGTAATAAAGAACAGAATAATGTTACGAATACTGGGAAAACAACTTTTTCAGTTTTAGAAACTTTTCTTAATTGTCCCATTTTAATTTTTCTTTCTTCTTCTGTAGTTAAAGCTCTCATAATAGGAGGTTGAATCATTGGAATCAACGCCATATATGAATACGCTGCAACGGCTATTGGTGCAACTAATTGAGGTGCCAGATTATTTGCAATATAAATTGCTGTAGGTCCATCTGCTCCACCTATAATCCCTATAGCTGCTGCTTCTCCAACTGAAAATAATCCAGTTGCATTTGCTAACATAAATGCTACATATATACCAAATTGTGCTGCTGCTCCTAATACCAAACTTATTGGGTTTGCAATTAACGGACCAAAATCAGTCATTGCTCCAACACACATGAATATTAAACATGGGAATAAACTACTTTTTACCCCATTATATATAATTCTTAAAATTCCTGATGAATACCAAGGATCTGCATGTTTCATTAAATCTGCTAATGGTAAATTCGCTAAAAACATTCCGAAAGCTATCGGTAAAAGTAATAACGGCTCAAACTTTTTAACAATAGCTAGATATAATAGTACAAAAGCTACTAACATCATAACAGCTTGTTGCCAACTTATTGCTAAAAATCCTGATTGCATCAGTAATTCTTTTAATACTGTAAAAAAGTTCATTTAATGTTCCTCCTTATTTAAGAACAACTAAAGTTGCGTCTGTATCTACTGCATCCCCAGCTTTAACAAGAACAGAATCAACTGTTCCATCAGCTGAAGCAACTACTTCAGTTTCCATCTTCATAGCTTCTAAAACTACTACTACTTGTCCAAATTTAACTGCATCTCCTGCTTTAACTTTAACATCTAAAACTGTTCCTGGTAAAGGACTTACTACTGATGATTCTCCTGCTGCTGGAGTTGCTGCTGGTGCAGGTGCTGCTGGTGCCGCTTGAACTGGTGCTGCTGGTGCAGGTGCTGCTTGAACTGGTGCAGGTGCAATAACTGCATTTGGATTAGCTATTTCTTCACGTGTTAATGCTCTATAATCCTCAACTCTTTCTAATTCTACCTCATATTTTTTCCCATTTAATGTAGCTATGTATTTCATATTAATATAACCCTACCTTTCAATTTTTATTTTTTTGTTTTTTTTGTTTTTCTTACTATTTTACTTCTTTGATTTCTTTAATTTTATATTCCCCTTTTAAAGAACGAACTTCTTCAGATACAGCAGCCATAATAACTGCATATACATCATCGTTGTTCTCTTTTTTAGGTTGAACTACTGGCTTTTTGCTTTCTTCTTGTCCTGAAAATTTTCCAAAAATTTTAGAAAATACTACTATTGACAAGGCTAATGTTACCAAAGCTGAAAACACTATTGAAACACCCAAACCTGATATGACTAGTGATTCCATAAAAGTCATTACATTACCTTCGAACATTTAATAATACACCTCCTTGTGTTATTATTTTATTTCTTTTATTCCATATTGTGGAACGCATTCCACTAATTTTATAAAAAGATTATAATACAACACTTCTTAGAAGTCAATAGTTTTTTTTAACTATAGTCGTATTACATAATATTTTCTCTTATTTAATTCATTGCATCCTGCAACAGTACAGTTTAAGATGCCGTTATATAATTTTTATATTCTTTTAGAATATCCCATACATTGAGATAATTCTTCTCCCATATCTTTTACTACTTCCTTTAAAAACTCTATTCTTTCATCAGTTAAACTTTTGTTTCTTAAAACTACAATTCCTATAGAAGATATAACTTTTCCATTGCTGTTAAATATAGGAGAAGCTATCCCCATTGTTCCTTTAACATAATCTCCTGTAGAAGTTGATATTCCATCTTCTCTTATTTTTTCCAACTTTTTTAAAAGTTGTTCCCCCGTCATTTTTAATTTGCATTTTTTATTAACAATAATCTTCTTTATATATGCATCTATAAAATCTTCACCTTGATAAGCTAATATTGCTCTTCTGATTGCCCCATAATGTAAATATAGTTCATCCCCAAATTCTTCTACTATTTTTAAAGTTCTTGGACCATCTATTCTTTCCAATACAATTCCTTTATTTCCCACAGGAATAACCAAAAATGTGTCTTCTCCTGTTAAGGTAACTAATTTTTTTAGAATAGGATATGCAATCTTTTGTAAATGAATATTTTTAGAAGCTGCAGTACCTAAAGATATTAAAGCTGGACCTAACATATAATAATGAGAATTTCCATCTTTTACCACATATTTTTCAGAACATAATGTTTTCAAAATACGGTGAACTGTACTTGGTGGTAAATTTAGTTCTTCTACTATCTGAGCTATTGTGCAGCTTTCTTTCGCTTTTAAAACTCCTAATACTTCAATAGACTTTAATAAGCTTTGAATCATAATATTTTGTTGTTTATAAAAATCTTTTAAATTTCTATAACTTTTCCCTCCTTTCTTTCATTAATATATTATAAATTTTTTATAATACAAATTTAAATACTCTATTTTTTAGTATACTATTTTTTTTCAAAATAGCAAATTTTTTTGATAATGTTTTTTTATGAATTATCTTTTCTCTTAGAAACAAAGAGTTTATACCGACACTATATACTTCATATATACATCGTATATGCTAACATTAAAAATATAAATTTTTAGATATTTGAATTATATGGTATTATCGTTTATGAAGTGATAAATAAGTACATTTTCCTTATCTTTTTTATCGAATCTGAACAAACTTAGTTTTTCATTCAGTAGTACTTACTTTTTAGTGCTATTAATGATATATATAA
Above is a genomic segment from Fusobacterium sp. JB019 containing:
- the gctA gene encoding glutaconate CoA-transferase subunit A; translation: MENKVLTLKEAVAKYVKNEDHIVIGGFTTNRKPYSLVYEILRQGFKDFVGEGGPAGGDWDMLIGCDRVKAYINCYTANSGVTNVSRRFRKWFEAGKLHMEDYSQDVIMLMLHAASLGLPYLPVRLMMGTDLVNKWGISKEIRKTIPKIPDDKFVYVENPFNPGEKVVAVPVPEIDLALIHVQKASPDGTCSILGDEFHDVDIAIAAKRCIVTCEELVSNEEIRKDPTKNSIPCFCVDAVVHLPYGAHPTQCYGYYDYDNDFLKLYDKVSKTQEDFDAFIQEWVYDVPNHEAYINKLGASRLVDLNIVPGLGYATKGVK
- a CDS encoding sodium ion-translocating decarboxylase subunit beta — its product is MNFFTVLKELLMQSGFLAISWQQAVMMLVAFVLLYLAIVKKFEPLLLLPIAFGMFLANLPLADLMKHADPWYSSGILRIIYNGVKSSLFPCLIFMCVGAMTDFGPLIANPISLVLGAAAQFGIYVAFMLANATGLFSVGEAAAIGIIGGADGPTAIYIANNLAPQLVAPIAVAAYSYMALIPMIQPPIMRALTTEEERKIKMGQLRKVSKTEKVVFPVFVTLFCSLLLPSVAPLIGMLMYGNLMRESGVVGRLSDTCQNALCNIVTIMLGLAVGATSDGAIFLRTQTLAIIGMGLLAFCFSTMGGLLLGKLLCFLTKGKINPLIGAAGVSAVPMAARVAQVEGAKANPTNFLLMHAMGPNVAGVIGSAVAAGFFMMIFG
- a CDS encoding biotin/lipoyl-containing protein produces the protein MKYIATLNGKKYEVELERVEDYRALTREEIANPNAVIAPAPVQAAPAPAAPVQAAPAAPAPAATPAAGESSVVSPLPGTVLDVKVKAGDAVKFGQVVVVLEAMKMETEVVASADGTVDSVLVKAGDAVDTDATLVVLK
- a CDS encoding OadG family protein, which translates into the protein MFEGNVMTFMESLVISGLGVSIVFSALVTLALSIVVFSKIFGKFSGQEESKKPVVQPKKENNDDVYAVIMAAVSEEVRSLKGEYKIKEIKEVK
- a CDS encoding IclR family transcriptional regulator translates to MIQSLLKSIEVLGVLKAKESCTIAQIVEELNLPPSTVHRILKTLCSEKYVVKDGNSHYYMLGPALISLGTAASKNIHLQKIAYPILKKLVTLTGEDTFLVIPVGNKGIVLERIDGPRTLKIVEEFGDELYLHYGAIRRAILAYQGEDFIDAYIKKIIVNKKCKLKMTGEQLLKKLEKIREDGISTSTGDYVKGTMGIASPIFNSNGKVISSIGIVVLRNKSLTDERIEFLKEVVKDMGEELSQCMGYSKRI